One Vibrio gallaecicus genomic region harbors:
- a CDS encoding PKD domain-containing protein, with amino-acid sequence MNSNFKWTLLALSIPTLIACGGGSSSSTPAAVAPSGLAVITAQSVAKVNNRVRVDGLKSEGLDGQSISYQWAISNKPDGSMVSLNSTTAVSPYFTPDMAGNYTLDLITKSGGKDSEKVSYVIDVSDASTNVQPMIDLDIPESVAIGKTVDLHSQAYDVDGDVLTYQWALLSAPNNATMKLTNSATPTANLLSNTAGDYKLKLTVSDGYETISEEVTVSYSAENVAPKARVKNKQTFELGTSALLDATASTDGNDDTITYEWKVVSQPENSTATLSNSTDAQPNFTPDLIGDYVLSLAVSDGEFTSKDEYIRLSATEVGTSNLILKYAEETTARAWPFAEQFNSNISTTGDAPAHILLGTFTLEAVGKDYIINETTAIDYMGNVKAVMTGIEVDQVLNAGDKINVKMWAEPTQGQLSMISYGFIVDTTLEQYMGLGYMYTSTAE; translated from the coding sequence ATGAATTCGAACTTTAAATGGACCTTACTTGCCCTCTCTATTCCAACTTTAATCGCATGTGGTGGGGGCAGCTCGAGTTCAACACCCGCAGCAGTAGCACCTTCTGGTTTAGCGGTGATCACGGCGCAAAGTGTTGCGAAAGTTAACAATCGAGTTCGAGTTGATGGGCTTAAGAGTGAAGGACTAGATGGACAATCCATTAGCTACCAATGGGCAATCAGTAATAAACCGGATGGGAGCATGGTTTCACTAAATAGCACCACTGCTGTGTCACCATACTTCACTCCTGATATGGCAGGTAATTACACTTTAGATTTGATTACGAAAAGTGGTGGCAAAGACAGTGAAAAAGTCTCTTATGTAATAGATGTAAGTGATGCGAGCACTAATGTGCAGCCAATGATCGATCTAGATATACCTGAAAGTGTAGCTATTGGTAAAACCGTTGATCTACATTCACAAGCTTATGATGTAGACGGTGATGTGCTGACTTACCAGTGGGCACTACTTTCAGCGCCAAATAATGCCACAATGAAATTAACAAACAGTGCCACTCCAACAGCAAATCTCCTTTCCAATACTGCCGGAGATTACAAATTAAAGCTAACAGTGAGTGATGGCTACGAAACAATATCTGAAGAAGTGACGGTTTCATATTCTGCTGAAAATGTAGCGCCTAAAGCTAGAGTAAAAAACAAGCAAACATTTGAATTAGGTACAAGTGCACTGCTTGACGCAACAGCAAGTACTGACGGAAACGATGACACAATAACCTACGAATGGAAAGTGGTTTCTCAACCAGAAAACAGCACTGCAACGCTAAGTAACTCAACAGATGCACAACCTAATTTCACCCCTGATTTAATCGGTGACTATGTACTTTCCCTTGCCGTTTCTGATGGCGAATTTACCAGTAAGGATGAGTACATTCGACTATCTGCAACAGAAGTCGGAACAAGTAATCTTATTCTTAAGTATGCGGAAGAAACCACGGCTAGAGCCTGGCCTTTTGCAGAGCAATTCAATTCCAACATATCTACCACGGGCGATGCTCCTGCTCATATCCTGCTAGGTACTTTTACACTTGAAGCTGTTGGGAAAGATTACATCATCAACGAGACAACTGCTATTGACTATATGGGTAATGTTAAAGCGGTAATGACAGGCATTGAGGTCGATCAGGTATTGAATGCCGGAGATAAAATTAACGTAAAGATGTGGGCAGAACCAACACAAGGTCAGTTATCTATGATTTCATATGGCTTTATTGTTGATACAACCTTAGAGCAGTATATGGGGCTGGGGTATATGTATACATCAACTGCTGAATAA
- a CDS encoding TonB-dependent receptor: MVPYIKRRQSITALNTITVGAIASLLPFSAMANMTQQYNIPAGTLDGALNQFAIESGVEFYLNSDLSKDLYIQGLNGEYEPDQALSLLLTNTGLNAHKQVDGVYYLSPTSEAMTLDAINVRTHFDNAYERDVDGEMSVYDADVASDYLSKNEIERFKGTTAADLFTGVTNVHSGESRNGGGSIDPNVRGVQGFGRVPVVIDGTEQGISVYNGYRGSSNRNYIDPNLIGSMTVLKGAQLSSDVNTSTGGAVQVTTLQPQDIVPEGDEFGIETIIESSSNSVSPNKARLHTGKRWQDVPSYADIGGVPLYDDPEVRFQTRDNKDDNPFNGEDIAYRLALAGITPKFEWLAAYAYRNRGNYYSGTSKDEFYSKPFGENTGLIPGRNPYLEPEHMALVHIPGHEVPNTSSEMESVLVKGTINFNDYQKLQFNARYTESIHGEILSSRSDYRNSNGLPQWPLANAKMQAYSLKYRANPNHHLLDFSTSLWLTITDSKSNTGYGFPNFVNGNSDTPDVIINTSTVNRDESRYGFDFKNKMLLSDSIDLTFAGSYQKHELMPKEGLAYMIDFYGGAVRAGEREEYNGSAKVEWRPLESLILNAGVRYISYNATDYYIEHQVNSGNIKSLKEYKTDGYHLSYQTVENYAAEEIAQNIANAEHEVRVTFTKSNITEEITRLENLISQFPDQAAENQISLAEKQQELANFDSLLASKIQQETNAAQNQTTFIEDHSSEWLANSQNDLNLANNACKNAMQQANYVEGSCTAEAIESTEVYNTDYKTSGSGWMPSLTATWFFDDSSRIYARYAETLRFPSLFESTSGFSGNPSASAPLQPERARLFETAYIHYFDNASAKITYFDQVIDDVMDRDRDSFSFANLDSQRTSGIELNGHYDNSDYFADASFAYNFRNEVCDKNSAAQIYVDNIITKSATSDETCVRGGFSKQSFLAAHAAPEYTANFLIGARFFNQDLETGFRTNYVSGSHDEDVIKRTDVTTYDAYVKYKFTEKIAGELVGTNLSDVYYLEAGSISGMPAPGRTIGVKLSGKF, encoded by the coding sequence ATGGTGCCGTACATTAAGCGTCGTCAATCAATCACAGCCCTAAATACAATAACAGTTGGGGCAATTGCCAGTCTTCTGCCCTTCTCCGCCATGGCTAACATGACCCAACAATACAATATTCCTGCTGGCACACTTGATGGCGCCCTTAATCAATTTGCAATCGAGTCAGGAGTCGAATTTTATTTAAATTCAGACTTATCTAAGGATCTGTACATACAAGGATTAAATGGCGAATACGAACCAGATCAAGCCCTGAGTTTATTGCTTACTAATACTGGTTTAAATGCTCATAAGCAAGTAGATGGCGTTTATTACCTTTCTCCAACCTCAGAAGCCATGACCCTTGATGCTATCAATGTGAGAACTCATTTCGACAATGCTTATGAACGTGATGTAGATGGTGAAATGTCAGTTTACGATGCAGACGTTGCTAGTGACTACCTCAGTAAAAATGAAATAGAGCGGTTCAAAGGTACAACTGCGGCCGACTTGTTTACTGGAGTGACTAATGTTCATAGCGGCGAGTCACGTAATGGTGGTGGAAGTATTGACCCTAATGTTCGTGGTGTTCAAGGGTTTGGGCGAGTCCCCGTTGTTATTGATGGAACAGAGCAAGGCATTTCGGTTTATAACGGTTATCGAGGTTCTTCAAATAGAAACTACATTGACCCAAACTTAATTGGCAGTATGACAGTTTTGAAAGGTGCCCAGCTCAGTTCTGATGTCAATACTTCGACTGGCGGTGCCGTTCAAGTAACGACTCTGCAACCACAAGATATTGTGCCAGAGGGTGACGAGTTTGGTATCGAAACCATAATTGAGAGCAGTAGTAATTCGGTAAGTCCGAATAAAGCCCGCTTGCATACTGGTAAACGCTGGCAGGATGTTCCTTCGTATGCTGACATTGGCGGCGTGCCACTCTATGACGATCCTGAAGTCCGTTTCCAAACTCGAGATAATAAAGATGACAACCCTTTCAATGGTGAAGATATTGCCTATCGACTGGCATTAGCCGGCATTACACCAAAATTTGAATGGCTTGCGGCTTATGCTTATCGTAATCGCGGTAATTATTACTCTGGTACCAGTAAAGATGAGTTTTACTCTAAACCTTTTGGTGAGAATACGGGCTTAATTCCAGGCAGGAACCCATACCTAGAACCAGAACATATGGCACTTGTACACATACCTGGTCATGAAGTCCCAAATACCTCTTCGGAAATGGAATCGGTTTTAGTTAAAGGGACGATTAACTTTAACGATTATCAAAAATTACAATTCAATGCCCGTTATACCGAGAGTATCCACGGCGAAATATTATCAAGTAGATCAGATTACCGTAACTCAAACGGTTTGCCTCAATGGCCGCTGGCAAACGCAAAAATGCAAGCATATAGCTTAAAGTATCGAGCTAACCCAAATCATCACTTGCTTGATTTCAGTACTAGCCTTTGGCTCACAATCACTGATTCAAAAAGCAATACAGGCTATGGGTTTCCAAACTTCGTTAATGGGAACAGTGATACTCCTGATGTCATCATTAACACTTCCACTGTAAATAGAGATGAAAGCCGTTATGGTTTTGACTTCAAGAATAAAATGCTCCTTTCTGACTCTATTGATTTAACTTTCGCTGGCAGCTACCAAAAACATGAGCTCATGCCAAAAGAAGGCTTAGCATACATGATCGACTTTTATGGCGGTGCTGTTCGGGCTGGTGAACGGGAGGAATATAATGGTTCTGCAAAAGTTGAATGGCGCCCATTAGAGTCACTGATTCTGAATGCTGGTGTTCGTTATATTTCTTATAACGCAACAGACTACTATATTGAACATCAAGTAAACTCCGGAAATATTAAAAGCTTAAAAGAATATAAAACCGATGGTTATCATCTCAGCTATCAAACTGTAGAAAATTATGCAGCTGAAGAAATTGCCCAAAACATTGCTAACGCAGAGCATGAAGTACGAGTCACATTCACCAAAAGCAACATCACCGAAGAAATAACACGCTTAGAAAACTTAATTTCACAATTCCCTGATCAGGCAGCAGAAAACCAAATCTCTCTGGCAGAAAAACAGCAAGAATTAGCTAACTTTGATTCACTACTTGCATCAAAAATTCAGCAAGAAACCAATGCAGCTCAAAACCAGACAACTTTCATTGAAGACCATTCATCGGAATGGCTAGCTAACAGTCAAAATGATTTAAACCTAGCGAATAACGCCTGTAAAAATGCGATGCAACAAGCTAATTATGTTGAAGGCAGTTGTACAGCTGAAGCTATCGAATCGACAGAAGTTTATAACACGGATTATAAAACTAGTGGGAGTGGCTGGATGCCATCTTTAACGGCAACATGGTTCTTCGATGACAGCAGCCGTATTTACGCTAGGTACGCAGAGACTTTACGCTTCCCAAGCTTATTTGAAAGTACCAGCGGCTTTAGTGGTAACCCAAGTGCTTCGGCACCTCTCCAGCCGGAAAGAGCGCGTCTGTTCGAAACGGCTTATATCCACTATTTTGATAATGCTAGCGCAAAAATAACATACTTTGATCAAGTTATTGATGATGTCATGGACAGGGACCGAGACAGTTTTTCATTTGCCAATCTAGACAGCCAACGCACCAGCGGGATTGAGTTAAATGGACATTATGATAATTCTGATTATTTTGCTGATGCTTCTTTCGCTTATAACTTTCGTAATGAAGTTTGTGATAAGAACTCTGCAGCTCAGATTTATGTCGACAACATTATTACTAAAAGTGCCACCTCCGATGAAACCTGTGTAAGAGGAGGCTTTTCAAAACAAAGTTTCCTTGCTGCGCATGCTGCCCCGGAATACACCGCTAACTTCCTTATTGGCGCTCGTTTTTTCAATCAAGATTTAGAAACAGGGTTTAGGACTAATTATGTTTCAGGCAGCCATGATGAAGATGTCATTAAGCGTACAGATGTAACAACTTACGATGCTTATGTGAAATATAAATTCACGGAAAAAATCGCTGGAGAGCTAGTGGGAACGAACCTTTCTGATGTTTACTACCTGGAAGCCGGTTCTATTTCAGGGATGCCAGCACCAGGAAGAACTATCGGTGTAAAACTCAGCGGAAAGTTTTGA
- a CDS encoding FecR domain-containing protein: protein MEPLSRDIIEEASIWMARLWADDVTQQDHDAFLNWKNAHPNNAYAWDKLEKLQSKFSHVPQSSLSRRVLSPNKQGLSRRELLSISAVSFSALALGMSTYKPTPNGIEYLTATGEMKNIILPDGTKFTMNTDSKIFVDVNTHHKTLFLTHGEVMISKEEHNSPLLVSTSKGNVLPIGTRFSVREHSETTQVSVYEGEVELQPMLGMGTPHLLAGEQAHFNRRSVSDIENNLALDALWLEQKIMAQATPLIDFVNELARYRRGILNVDSSLADLKLTGIFTTSNIDRTLYNISQILPIEIHYRTPLWVTIKPKY from the coding sequence ATGGAACCTTTATCAAGAGATATTATTGAAGAAGCATCTATTTGGATGGCTCGCCTATGGGCTGATGACGTTACTCAGCAAGATCATGATGCCTTCCTTAACTGGAAAAATGCACATCCTAATAATGCCTATGCATGGGATAAACTTGAGAAATTACAAAGTAAATTCTCTCATGTACCACAATCGAGTTTAAGCCGTCGCGTTCTGTCACCTAATAAACAAGGTTTGAGCAGGCGTGAATTACTTTCCATCAGCGCAGTGTCATTCTCAGCTTTAGCACTAGGTATGAGTACTTATAAACCGACTCCCAATGGTATCGAATACCTTACCGCTACAGGAGAGATGAAAAATATCATCCTTCCTGATGGCACTAAATTTACGATGAATACCGATTCAAAAATATTTGTCGACGTTAATACCCATCACAAGACGTTATTTCTTACTCATGGTGAAGTCATGATCTCTAAAGAAGAGCATAACTCTCCCTTACTTGTATCAACTTCCAAAGGTAATGTCTTGCCAATTGGCACCCGTTTTAGTGTTCGGGAACATAGTGAAACCACGCAAGTTTCTGTCTATGAAGGTGAAGTAGAACTACAGCCGATGCTAGGCATGGGTACTCCCCATCTTCTTGCTGGCGAACAAGCGCATTTTAACCGTAGATCAGTCTCTGATATTGAAAACAACTTAGCCCTAGATGCGCTTTGGCTTGAGCAAAAAATAATGGCTCAAGCCACTCCTCTCATCGATTTTGTCAATGAACTGGCTCGTTATCGACGTGGGATACTTAATGTGGATTCGTCCTTAGCTGATTTGAAGCTAACGGGCATTTTTACAACTAGCAATATTGACCGAACTCTTTATAACATTAGCCAGATACTGCCTATCGAGATCCATTATCGAACGCCTCTATGGGTAACGATAAAGCCAAAATATTGA
- a CDS encoding sigma-70 family RNA polymerase sigma factor, with protein sequence MTLTGEVNMERIDHMYQEHHSWLSVFIKRRLGCPDSTADLVQDTYLRLLTRGKLPEYSDSRKYLTHIAKGLVIDLYRRRRVESAYLELIEQEPIQVTGSPENYTIVVEALVEIDSLLKRLPIKARQALLMRQLEGKSYKMIAQELDVSVSSVEKYVAKALQGCMLAMIDEV encoded by the coding sequence ATGACGTTAACAGGCGAAGTTAACATGGAACGTATTGACCATATGTATCAGGAACACCATAGCTGGCTTTCTGTCTTTATAAAGCGTCGTCTCGGTTGCCCAGACTCGACTGCCGATTTAGTTCAAGATACTTACCTACGCCTGCTAACTCGTGGAAAGTTACCTGAATACAGTGACTCTCGGAAATATTTAACTCACATAGCTAAAGGTCTCGTCATTGATCTATACAGAAGACGACGAGTAGAATCTGCATACCTAGAGCTTATTGAACAAGAACCCATTCAAGTTACAGGGTCACCAGAAAACTATACCATTGTCGTTGAGGCATTGGTTGAAATTGATTCTTTATTAAAACGCTTACCTATCAAAGCACGACAAGCACTACTCATGCGTCAATTAGAAGGGAAAAGCTACAAAATGATTGCACAAGAACTCGATGTTTCTGTGTCATCTGTAGAAAAGTATGTCGCTAAAGCTCTACAGGGTTGCATGCTAGCAATGATTGATGAGGTCTAA
- a CDS encoding helix-turn-helix domain-containing protein encodes MRSANSEYLLAALRSVIKKKGRTYRDLADRVGVPLSTFKRHLYSPSITLERLLDYCRETDTTLEELQKIAVKLQHDNESFFNHTQDEIFYQFPHLYDFYRELRHIRNRDSHGYMKQKYGLDDASTYGYLRALEMLGLVKLTDDNKIQLNGPFYYRFSDNSKLSIQYKNILKEQALDNPNCVRVGFSRMNLKETQLEALNKLLTQEILKYHTENMKEGVESESDLRNVLLFVTPHETLNFSDGIKPLPNTFLEQIRDEMGKLEK; translated from the coding sequence ATGCGATCAGCAAATTCAGAGTATTTATTAGCAGCGTTGAGAAGCGTTATCAAAAAAAAGGGTAGAACATATAGAGATCTTGCAGATCGCGTTGGTGTTCCTCTCTCTACGTTTAAACGACATCTGTATAGCCCGAGCATTACTCTTGAACGATTACTTGATTATTGCCGTGAAACGGATACTACTCTAGAAGAGCTGCAAAAAATTGCAGTTAAATTGCAGCATGATAATGAAAGCTTCTTCAACCACACTCAAGACGAAATTTTTTATCAGTTCCCGCATCTTTATGATTTCTACCGTGAGTTAAGGCATATTCGAAATCGAGATAGCCACGGCTATATGAAGCAAAAATATGGGTTAGATGATGCCTCGACTTATGGTTATTTGCGGGCTCTAGAAATGCTGGGCTTAGTGAAGTTGACGGATGATAATAAAATTCAACTCAATGGTCCTTTTTACTACCGATTTTCTGATAACTCGAAACTAAGTATTCAATATAAGAACATTCTCAAGGAACAAGCGTTAGATAACCCAAATTGTGTACGAGTAGGGTTCTCAAGAATGAACCTCAAAGAAACACAATTAGAGGCTTTAAATAAATTACTGACTCAAGAAATCCTTAAATATCATACGGAAAACATGAAGGAAGGTGTTGAGAGTGAAAGCGACCTAAGAAATGTCTTATTGTTCGTGACTCCACATGAAACATTAAATTTTTCTGATGGAATTAAACCTCTGCCTAATACCTTCTTAGAACAGATTAGAGATGAGATGGGTAAGTTGGAAAAGTAG
- a CDS encoding ABC transporter ATP-binding protein, which translates to MAKTILEVFNLKQHYEVRGGLFTKTKYVYAVDGVSFSVKSGETLGLVGESGCGKSSLGRSLLKLHTPTSGQIIFNGRDITHYSSSQMVSLRKEMQIIFQDPMESLNSRHTVGSIIEEPFEIHGVGTKQERKEKVKELLTKVGLPENAADRYPHEFSGGQRQRIGIARAIALDPKLIICDEAVSALDVSVQSQIINLLLDLQRSMNLALVFIAHDLSVVRHISDNIAVMYLGKIVEMSDTQTLFENPQHPYTRALISSIPLPDPTLRGKRELLKGDVPSPMSPPSGCHFASRCRFAESECKESYPALEERALNHFAACHVMAT; encoded by the coding sequence ATGGCTAAAACTATTCTCGAAGTCTTTAATTTAAAACAGCATTATGAAGTGAGAGGCGGCCTTTTCACTAAAACGAAATACGTTTATGCCGTCGATGGTGTGTCTTTTTCTGTAAAATCAGGGGAGACGCTCGGTTTAGTAGGCGAATCTGGCTGCGGTAAAAGTTCTCTTGGTCGATCTCTACTTAAATTACACACACCGACTTCAGGTCAGATAATATTTAATGGCCGTGACATTACCCATTATTCATCTAGCCAAATGGTTTCACTTCGAAAAGAAATGCAGATCATTTTCCAAGATCCAATGGAGAGTTTGAATAGCCGTCATACTGTCGGAAGTATTATTGAAGAACCTTTCGAGATTCATGGTGTGGGAACAAAACAAGAACGCAAAGAAAAGGTAAAAGAGCTTTTGACTAAAGTCGGTTTGCCTGAAAACGCGGCGGATCGGTACCCACATGAATTTTCAGGAGGTCAACGTCAAAGAATAGGCATTGCTCGTGCCATTGCGCTCGATCCCAAATTGATAATCTGTGATGAGGCGGTCTCGGCTTTAGATGTTTCAGTGCAATCTCAAATAATCAATTTATTGCTAGATTTACAGAGAAGTATGAATTTAGCTTTAGTCTTCATTGCTCATGATCTTTCTGTAGTCCGCCACATATCAGACAACATTGCTGTTATGTATTTGGGGAAAATTGTCGAAATGAGTGACACGCAAACTCTTTTTGAAAATCCGCAGCACCCTTATACACGAGCACTGATTTCCTCAATTCCTCTTCCTGATCCAACACTAAGAGGAAAACGGGAATTATTAAAGGGAGATGTTCCCTCACCTATGTCCCCTCCTTCGGGTTGTCACTTTGCATCAAGGTGTCGCTTTGCAGAAAGTGAATGTAAAGAAAGTTATCCCGCGTTGGAAGAAAGAGCACTTAACCACTTTGCAGCCTGTCATGTGATGGCTACATAA
- a CDS encoding ABC transporter ATP-binding protein codes for MNSDCILSINNLETTFTTDEGDVKVLDGISFDIVKGKTVGIVGESGCGKSVTAASIMGLLPHPYGKITSGSILYKGKDLVCMEPEELYQTRGKEISMIFQDPMTALNPVHTIGKQLCEVFDLHRPEYSKRQQKTAAIEMLKQVGIPAAEERMNVYPHELSGGMRQRVMIAIALACKPDILIADEPTTALDVTVQAQILDLMSDMQKQSNMATILITHDMGVVAESCDEVVVMYAGHVVEKADVFTLFASPKHPYTQGLLKSIPRIDGISKSTLGTIAGSVPSLREMPSGCRFRNRCQYQTEQCAQSIPKLTSVGTNHNVSCFLQSEGELNG; via the coding sequence ATGAATAGTGACTGTATTTTATCAATAAATAATCTTGAAACGACATTCACCACCGATGAAGGTGATGTAAAAGTCTTAGATGGTATTTCGTTTGATATTGTCAAAGGAAAAACCGTAGGCATTGTCGGTGAGTCAGGTTGTGGTAAAAGCGTTACGGCAGCTTCCATTATGGGGCTGCTGCCTCATCCATATGGAAAAATAACATCTGGCTCAATTTTGTATAAAGGCAAAGATCTGGTCTGTATGGAACCAGAAGAACTTTACCAAACTCGTGGTAAAGAGATTTCGATGATATTCCAAGATCCAATGACGGCCTTAAACCCCGTTCATACGATTGGAAAACAACTCTGCGAAGTCTTTGATCTTCATCGCCCTGAATATTCAAAGCGGCAACAAAAAACTGCAGCTATAGAAATGCTAAAACAAGTTGGTATTCCTGCGGCTGAAGAGCGAATGAATGTTTATCCTCATGAATTGTCTGGAGGAATGAGACAAAGAGTGATGATCGCTATTGCCTTGGCTTGTAAACCAGACATTTTAATTGCAGATGAACCAACAACTGCACTTGATGTCACTGTCCAAGCTCAAATATTGGATTTAATGAGTGATATGCAAAAGCAAAGCAACATGGCAACGATCTTAATAACTCATGACATGGGTGTGGTTGCGGAAAGCTGCGATGAAGTTGTCGTAATGTATGCTGGTCACGTGGTGGAAAAAGCAGATGTTTTCACATTGTTTGCTTCACCAAAGCATCCATATACACAAGGTTTACTCAAATCTATCCCTAGAATTGATGGTATTTCTAAATCAACATTAGGCACGATAGCGGGTTCAGTGCCAAGTTTAAGAGAGATGCCGTCAGGATGCCGATTTAGAAACCGCTGCCAGTATCAAACTGAACAGTGTGCTCAAAGTATCCCTAAACTAACTTCTGTAGGAACAAACCATAATGTGAGTTGCTTCTTACAGTCAGAAGGTGAGCTCAATGGCTAA
- a CDS encoding extracellular solute-binding protein, giving the protein MNKISKTLLLFACLVIPGISSAENLPESLEWITNNDQPIFADPNAKQGGTYRVHITSFPLTMRTVGPDSNGSFRAFIMDGNPSLIQQHPNTRQFVPSLAKKWAFGDDQKTIYFQLDESARWTDGKPVTSEDFRFVFDYMRSSHTKAPWYKDFYTKKIADITVYDEHTFALHSANALANDELLMRLNILPKPAHFYPKGIPKNFVKRYNWKAEPVTGPYKVAKIKKGKYVKLSKVDNWWGYGNKYYQHRYNVDNILLKVIRDSDISIKYFEKGELDAYYMVFPSVWHDKAKGDLYDRGFIEKKWFFNESPQGAAGVWLNLNAEKMGNDNLRSGIAHSLNVPKMIDIALRGDYSHQQSFGSGFGDYDNKQIKAKAFDLELADKYFDLAGYSTLDKDGIRINENGDRLSITLTYLSKMHSQRVIVLKEEARKAGLEIELKLVDGATGFKSLLEKKHQAAFLGMGAPQMPAYWQYFHSANAKPQTNNFTNFSDPKMDELIESYDAEFDVDKKATFSRLIQEQIANCNCVIPTYSVPFSRAAHWRYVKLPETVGTALSRDILDSKSMEYGLFWIDLDEKKATQEALESGKSYPAVTLIEKRFTQG; this is encoded by the coding sequence ATGAATAAAATTTCTAAGACACTTCTGCTGTTCGCCTGTCTTGTAATCCCGGGGATTTCATCAGCTGAAAACTTACCTGAATCGCTCGAATGGATAACGAATAATGACCAACCTATTTTTGCCGATCCTAATGCAAAACAAGGTGGTACTTACCGAGTTCACATTACTAGCTTCCCCCTTACAATGCGCACGGTAGGCCCTGACTCGAATGGCAGCTTCAGAGCTTTCATTATGGATGGCAACCCGTCGCTCATTCAGCAGCACCCAAACACACGTCAATTTGTGCCTTCTCTCGCTAAAAAGTGGGCATTCGGGGATGATCAAAAAACCATTTACTTTCAATTAGACGAAAGTGCGCGATGGACCGATGGGAAACCAGTCACAAGTGAAGATTTTAGATTTGTCTTTGACTACATGAGAAGCTCTCATACTAAAGCACCATGGTACAAAGATTTCTATACCAAAAAAATAGCCGACATTACCGTTTATGACGAACATACATTTGCCCTTCATTCTGCTAATGCATTAGCCAATGATGAATTACTAATGCGTCTCAATATTTTGCCAAAGCCTGCGCATTTTTATCCCAAAGGCATTCCTAAGAATTTTGTAAAACGTTACAACTGGAAAGCCGAACCAGTAACGGGACCTTATAAAGTCGCGAAGATTAAAAAAGGTAAGTACGTTAAATTATCCAAAGTGGATAATTGGTGGGGCTACGGTAATAAATATTATCAACACCGTTACAACGTAGATAACATCCTACTGAAAGTGATCCGTGATTCTGATATCTCAATTAAGTACTTTGAGAAAGGTGAACTGGACGCTTATTACATGGTATTCCCTTCTGTTTGGCACGACAAAGCCAAAGGCGATTTATACGATCGTGGCTTTATCGAAAAGAAATGGTTTTTCAATGAGTCGCCTCAAGGGGCTGCTGGTGTTTGGTTGAACCTGAATGCTGAAAAAATGGGAAATGACAATCTTCGTAGTGGTATCGCCCACTCTTTGAACGTTCCAAAAATGATCGATATCGCATTACGTGGCGACTATTCACATCAACAAAGTTTTGGTTCAGGCTTCGGTGATTACGATAATAAACAGATAAAAGCTAAAGCCTTTGATTTAGAGCTTGCTGATAAATACTTCGATCTCGCTGGTTATTCAACGCTTGATAAAGATGGCATTCGCATTAATGAAAATGGTGACCGATTAAGCATTACGTTAACTTACCTGTCAAAAATGCATTCTCAACGTGTCATTGTATTAAAAGAAGAAGCGCGCAAAGCAGGTCTCGAAATAGAGTTAAAATTGGTGGATGGTGCAACAGGCTTTAAGTCGTTACTTGAAAAGAAACACCAGGCAGCATTCCTTGGGATGGGCGCACCACAAATGCCGGCTTATTGGCAATATTTCCACTCAGCTAACGCTAAACCACAAACTAACAACTTCACCAACTTTTCTGACCCGAAAATGGATGAGTTGATTGAGTCGTATGACGCTGAATTTGATGTCGATAAAAAAGCAACATTCTCACGTTTAATTCAAGAGCAAATTGCCAACTGTAATTGCGTTATCCCTACCTACTCAGTTCCATTTTCAAGAGCTGCTCACTGGCGCTATGTAAAACTGCCAGAAACTGTGGGTACGGCTTTATCTCGTGATATTTTGGATTCAAAAAGCATGGAATATGGACTTTTCTGGATAGACCTTGATGAGAAAAAAGCGACTCAAGAAGCATTAGAATCAGGAAAATCTTACCCTGCAGTCACTCTTATCGAAAAGCGATTCACTCAAGGTTAA